One genomic region from Bradyrhizobium icense encodes:
- a CDS encoding S26 family signal peptidase — translation MLGSVALPVSVIDSRSAPLYVWNVSESAPLGLYRLQPPGTLVVSELVAVLPPEPLAAFLAERGYLPRGVPMLKRVLALPEQTVCRSGRTITVDGIGLGEARDHDRGGRPLPIWQGCRVVARDDVFLMNWQSSDSLDSRYFGPLPASAVIGRAVPVWTNEE, via the coding sequence ATGCTCGGATCGGTCGCCCTGCCGGTATCCGTGATCGATTCGAGGTCTGCTCCGCTGTACGTCTGGAACGTCTCAGAGAGTGCCCCGCTGGGGCTCTATCGCCTGCAGCCCCCCGGCACTTTGGTTGTCTCCGAACTTGTCGCGGTCTTGCCGCCGGAGCCGCTTGCTGCGTTCCTTGCGGAACGCGGCTATCTGCCCCGCGGCGTGCCGATGTTGAAGCGCGTCCTCGCACTGCCCGAACAAACGGTTTGCAGAAGCGGCCGCACCATTACGGTCGATGGAATTGGACTCGGCGAGGCGCGCGATCACGACAGGGGTGGCCGCCCGCTCCCGATCTGGCAGGGCTGCCGCGTCGTCGCGCGAGATGACGTCTTCCTGATGAATTGGCAGTCTTCGGATTCGCTGGACAGCCGCTACTTCGGGCCACTTCCTGCTTCCGCCGTGATCGGCAGAGCGGTACCCGTGTGGACTAACGAGGAGTAA
- a CDS encoding relaxase/mobilization nuclease domain-containing protein, with the protein MSQRDNDLRVRPGRIRDFGRSSSRPKSFVGQVMRAAKKAGHIGVGFGRGKGGASQSHFGRGRRAALSLSLGSTSRRVVMKARVVRHHGTRFRSATMPKHMAYLKREGVTRDGADARMFDARSDAADERAFAERCEDDRHHFRFIISPEDAAELGDLRAFTRELMTDVARDLGTKLDWIAVDHWNTDNPHVHVLIRGRAEDGRDLVISRDYISRGFRDRAAERVTLELGPRSERDIQSALEREVEAERWTSLDRALRIAADEGAGVADLRPNASGEDSSLRRLMVGRAARLERLGLADQVAPGCWTLKPGIEDKLRDLSIRGDVIKTMHRAMSVVGREPDVSGFALHGEEPADPVLGRLVERGLYDELKGSAYAIVEGIDGRTHHIRFTDIEMTGDAAPGAIVEARSYDDAQGRKRLSLANRSDLSIEAQVTAPGATWIDRQLLARDSIVASSGFGSEVREAMDRRLDYLAGEGLARRQGTRVIYVRDLLNTLRQRELDATVAKLSAETGLPHTPSSEGERIMGVYRQRVTLASGRFAMIDDGLGFQLVPWRPALEQHLDRQVSGVAASGGGVNWSFGRKISLGI; encoded by the coding sequence ATGAGCCAGCGCGACAACGACCTTCGTGTTCGCCCTGGTCGCATTCGCGACTTCGGACGTAGCTCCTCGCGTCCGAAGAGCTTTGTCGGCCAGGTCATGCGGGCCGCAAAGAAGGCGGGGCATATCGGTGTCGGTTTTGGGCGCGGTAAAGGTGGAGCGAGCCAGTCGCACTTCGGACGAGGCCGGCGTGCCGCGCTCTCACTGTCGCTCGGCTCGACCTCGCGGCGTGTAGTAATGAAGGCGCGGGTGGTCCGTCACCACGGTACCCGCTTTCGCTCGGCAACGATGCCAAAACATATGGCCTATCTGAAGCGGGAGGGCGTGACGCGGGACGGCGCTGACGCCCGGATGTTCGACGCGAGGTCGGATGCGGCGGATGAACGCGCCTTTGCCGAACGCTGCGAGGACGACCGGCATCATTTTCGATTTATCATTTCTCCGGAGGACGCCGCCGAACTCGGCGATCTTCGCGCCTTCACGCGCGAGCTCATGACCGACGTCGCTCGGGATCTCGGAACCAAACTGGACTGGATCGCGGTCGATCACTGGAACACCGACAATCCGCATGTTCATGTCCTGATCCGCGGCCGCGCCGAGGACGGCCGGGATCTCGTGATCAGCCGGGATTACATCAGCCGCGGGTTTCGTGATCGCGCCGCCGAGCGCGTCACCCTCGAGCTCGGGCCGCGCAGCGAGCGGGACATCCAGTCCGCCCTTGAACGGGAGGTTGAGGCCGAGCGTTGGACGAGCCTCGATCGGGCGCTGCGTATCGCCGCCGACGAGGGCGCTGGCGTAGCGGACCTTCGGCCCAATGCGTCAGGCGAAGACTCAAGCCTCCGCCGCCTAATGGTCGGCCGGGCAGCTAGGTTGGAACGTCTCGGCCTTGCCGATCAAGTTGCACCCGGCTGCTGGACGCTGAAGCCTGGTATCGAGGACAAGCTGCGTGACCTCTCGATACGCGGCGATGTCATCAAGACCATGCACCGGGCGATGAGCGTTGTTGGCCGCGAGCCGGATGTCTCCGGCTTTGCCTTGCACGGCGAGGAACCGGCAGATCCCGTGCTCGGCCGTTTGGTCGAGCGCGGGCTATATGACGAACTGAAAGGCTCGGCCTATGCGATCGTCGAGGGGATCGATGGACGAACGCATCACATCCGGTTCACCGATATCGAAATGACCGGCGATGCTGCGCCTGGCGCGATCGTGGAGGCGAGGTCTTACGATGATGCGCAGGGCCGCAAGCGGCTGTCGCTCGCCAACCGATCGGATCTCAGTATTGAGGCTCAGGTCACCGCGCCGGGAGCGACCTGGATTGACCGGCAGTTACTTGCGCGAGATTCGATTGTGGCGAGCAGTGGTTTCGGATCCGAGGTGCGCGAAGCCATGGACCGCCGGCTTGACTATCTCGCAGGCGAGGGCCTTGCGCGCCGGCAGGGGACAAGGGTCATCTATGTCCGCGATCTCCTCAATACGCTAAGGCAGCGGGAGCTCGATGCTACGGTCGCAAAACTCTCGGCCGAAACGGGGTTGCCGCACACTCCTTCGTCGGAGGGCGAACGCATCATGGGCGTCTATCGTCAGCGCGTAACGCTGGCGTCAGGCCGGTTTGCCATGATTGACGACGGACTTGGATTCCAACTCGTGCCCTGGCGGCCGGCCCTTGAGCAGCATCTCGATCGACAGGTATCCGGCGTCGCGGCGAGTGGAGGGGGCGTGAACTGGAGCTTTGGAAGGAAAATTAGCCTGGGAATCTGA
- a CDS encoding ribbon-helix-helix protein, CopG family: MKPRIGIYLSEQMAARLAAAAKRPGASKSALVEAALVQFFGSEDDSDNLPVDRRLSLMSRQLEQLDRDLRVVNESVALQARYQLAVTPPLPAAALRAACALGSERFDEFATQVWRRVQSGTSLVHETVDRLCHQRDTLADGFGKGVAKTSSPLHEPDHCTSNSVGIDVEHSTAVREGGSLFNFPGKAGLPLH, translated from the coding sequence ATGAAGCCCAGAATTGGTATCTACCTCTCGGAGCAGATGGCCGCGCGGCTGGCGGCAGCCGCGAAACGTCCTGGCGCCAGCAAGTCGGCGCTCGTTGAGGCAGCCCTTGTTCAGTTCTTCGGTTCGGAAGACGATAGCGATAATCTCCCGGTAGATCGCCGCCTTTCGCTTATGAGCCGCCAACTCGAACAGCTCGATCGGGATCTTAGGGTCGTCAACGAGAGTGTCGCGCTTCAGGCTAGATACCAGCTTGCGGTGACGCCGCCGCTACCGGCAGCAGCTCTGCGGGCCGCGTGTGCGCTAGGGTCGGAGCGGTTCGATGAATTTGCCACACAGGTTTGGCGGCGCGTTCAGTCGGGGACGTCGCTCGTGCATGAGACGGTGGATCGGCTGTGCCACCAGAGAGATACTCTCGCTGACGGTTTTGGGAAGGGAGTGGCAAAGACCTCCTCGCCACTTCACGAGCCGGACCACTGCACGTCAAACTCGGTTGGCATCGACGTAGAGCACTCCACTGCCGTCCGGGAGGGCGGCAGCCTGTTCAACTTTCCAGGGAAGGCGGGACTGCCTCTGCACTAA
- a CDS encoding MFS transporter, translating into MTENWHLILRVFLPFVAAYYLSFLFRTINATVAGSLTSEFGLSAGDLGLLTSVYYLTFAAAQIPIGILLDRYGPGRIQSGVMIAAALGAALFAISDNFWMLFIGRALIGLGVAASLTAGLKALVLWFPGERIPLLNGLMIMLGALGAMSATLPAEFLLVWAGWRALFALLAIVSAGCALVIYLAIPEVPAPISVAGGPNSLRMVYADPRFWRLAPLSAACIGTAWALQGLWAAPWLSDVERLDRSGLLWHLLIMAIALSLGGLLWGVVVDRARRLGVGLRALMGLVATMFIVAQLALILRWPLPSYVPWMFVAAVGAGTVLSYAILAEYFPKELAGRANAALNLFHIASAFVVQYMTGLVVQLWAPIDGHYPEVAYQAAFAFNVGLQIVAGIWFAAPICSPGYPKILAACKLACLRITESLDIPCHVRNQNTLGPDRLRLNRRAHHDVGRDAMDGLASRLSAATRTPLV; encoded by the coding sequence TTGACAGAAAACTGGCACCTGATTCTGCGGGTGTTCCTGCCGTTCGTTGCCGCTTATTATCTCTCATTTCTATTCCGAACTATCAATGCAACGGTCGCCGGCTCTTTGACATCCGAATTTGGCCTCAGCGCTGGCGATCTTGGTCTACTGACGTCTGTTTACTACCTGACTTTTGCGGCTGCCCAGATCCCGATCGGCATCTTGTTGGACCGATATGGTCCGGGACGGATCCAAAGTGGCGTGATGATTGCCGCAGCTCTGGGCGCGGCGCTATTTGCCATCTCAGACAATTTTTGGATGCTCTTCATCGGTCGAGCGCTTATCGGCCTCGGTGTCGCTGCGTCATTGACCGCCGGCTTGAAAGCCCTCGTGCTCTGGTTTCCCGGCGAACGTATCCCGTTGCTCAACGGCTTGATGATCATGTTGGGGGCCTTGGGCGCAATGTCGGCAACTTTGCCTGCGGAGTTCCTGCTGGTTTGGGCGGGTTGGCGAGCATTGTTCGCGCTGCTCGCGATTGTCTCGGCCGGATGCGCTCTTGTCATCTATCTTGCTATCCCAGAGGTGCCAGCACCTATATCGGTGGCAGGCGGACCAAATAGTCTAAGGATGGTTTATGCCGACCCACGCTTCTGGCGCCTGGCTCCGCTTTCGGCCGCCTGTATCGGGACGGCATGGGCGTTGCAGGGACTGTGGGCGGCGCCATGGCTCAGCGATGTCGAGCGTCTCGACCGCTCGGGACTACTCTGGCATTTGCTCATTATGGCAATCGCATTGAGTTTGGGCGGGCTTCTCTGGGGCGTTGTGGTCGATCGGGCGCGCCGACTTGGTGTCGGGCTGCGGGCGCTGATGGGCCTTGTCGCCACGATGTTCATCGTGGCTCAGCTGGCATTGATCCTGCGATGGCCGCTCCCGTCGTATGTCCCGTGGATGTTCGTGGCGGCAGTCGGTGCTGGAACTGTCCTCAGTTACGCGATCCTGGCCGAGTATTTTCCGAAGGAACTGGCGGGCAGGGCCAATGCGGCTCTGAACCTCTTCCACATCGCTAGCGCGTTTGTCGTGCAATATATGACGGGGCTAGTAGTTCAGCTCTGGGCTCCCATAGATGGGCACTACCCTGAAGTCGCTTACCAAGCAGCGTTTGCTTTCAACGTGGGGCTTCAGATCGTGGCTGGCATCTGGTTTGCCGCACCAATCTGTTCGCCGGGGTATCCGAAAATACTCGCAGCCTGCAAGTTGGCTTGTCTGCGGATTACGGAGTCGCTCGATATTCCATGCCATGTCCGCAACCAGAATACTTTGGGGCCAGATCGCCTGCGTCTTAACCGTCGTGCTCATCACGATGTGGGCCGCGACGCAATGGACGGCCTGGCGTCTCGGCTATCAGCCGCAACTCGGACACCCCTGGTTTGA
- a CDS encoding conjugal transfer protein TraG yields the protein MLITMWAATQWTAWRLGYQPQLGHPWFELAPGIPIYLPPAFFWWWYAYDAYAPEVFVEGACVAASGGIISIIVAFAMSVWRAREAETAATYGSARWASQLEIRSAGLAGADGVILGRFEGLYLRHDGPEHVLCFAPTRSGKGVGLVVPTLLTWPGSAIVHDIKGENWTLTSGFRARHGRVLLFDPTNSESAAYNPLLEVRRGEWEVRDVQNVADVLVDPEGSLERRNHWEKTSHALLVGAILHVLYAEQDKTLAGVASFLSDPKRPIETTLRAMMTTRHLGEAGTHPVIASAARELLNKSENERSGVLSTAMSFLGLYRDPVVAQVTRQCDWRIRDLVEDDRPTTLYFVVPPSDISRTKPLVRLILNQIGRRLTEDLQAKGRRHRLLFMLDEFPALGRLDFFESALAFMAGYGLKSFLIAQSLNQIEKAYGPNNAILDNCHVRVSFATNDERTAKRVSDALGTATELRAMKNYAGHRLSPWLGHLMVSRQETARPLLTPGEVMQLPPEDELVLVSGVPPIRAKKARYFEDRRLAERVLPPPEPSTFGPERSAATDDWSQLPSTLNTNAFRPETVLGIRPSVDDPTNSGIRREPELPKHEDIAPKASPSPPEFDFTEDEGDGDAIRARVLRTNVPGLARQAAMDPGDGLKL from the coding sequence GTGCTCATCACGATGTGGGCCGCGACGCAATGGACGGCCTGGCGTCTCGGCTATCAGCCGCAACTCGGACACCCCTGGTTTGAGCTCGCGCCGGGCATTCCCATCTACCTGCCTCCGGCCTTCTTCTGGTGGTGGTATGCCTACGATGCCTACGCACCTGAAGTGTTCGTTGAAGGGGCATGCGTAGCTGCGTCCGGCGGGATCATCTCGATTATAGTCGCTTTCGCGATGTCGGTGTGGCGGGCTCGGGAGGCGGAGACGGCGGCCACATATGGTTCTGCACGTTGGGCCAGCCAGCTTGAGATTCGAAGTGCCGGCCTTGCCGGGGCAGATGGCGTGATCCTCGGGAGGTTCGAGGGACTTTATCTGCGGCACGATGGACCTGAGCATGTGCTGTGCTTCGCCCCCACCAGATCCGGAAAGGGCGTCGGACTTGTTGTCCCGACCCTCCTGACCTGGCCGGGGAGTGCCATCGTCCACGACATCAAGGGTGAGAACTGGACCTTGACGTCCGGCTTTCGGGCCCGGCACGGCCGGGTGCTGTTGTTTGATCCGACCAATTCAGAGAGCGCAGCGTACAACCCTCTCCTGGAAGTGAGGCGAGGGGAGTGGGAGGTTCGTGACGTGCAAAATGTGGCCGACGTGCTGGTCGATCCCGAGGGCTCGCTGGAACGGCGCAATCACTGGGAGAAGACGAGCCACGCGCTACTGGTCGGAGCCATCCTTCACGTCCTCTATGCGGAGCAGGACAAGACGCTCGCCGGTGTTGCGAGTTTCCTGTCCGATCCGAAACGGCCAATCGAAACCACGCTTCGCGCGATGATGACCACGCGGCACCTTGGCGAAGCCGGGACACACCCGGTGATCGCTTCCGCGGCGAGGGAGCTGCTGAACAAAAGCGAAAACGAACGATCCGGCGTATTGTCGACCGCGATGTCGTTCCTCGGCCTTTACCGCGATCCGGTTGTCGCGCAAGTGACCCGCCAATGCGACTGGCGCATCCGGGATCTCGTTGAAGACGATCGGCCGACCACACTCTATTTCGTGGTGCCTCCATCGGACATCAGCCGCACCAAGCCGCTGGTGCGGCTGATCCTCAACCAGATCGGCCGCCGCTTGACCGAGGACCTCCAGGCCAAGGGCCGCCGACACCGGTTGCTGTTTATGCTCGACGAGTTTCCGGCGCTCGGAAGGCTTGATTTCTTCGAGTCGGCGCTTGCCTTCATGGCGGGCTACGGCCTCAAGAGTTTTCTCATCGCGCAGTCGCTCAATCAGATCGAGAAGGCGTATGGGCCGAACAACGCCATCCTCGACAATTGCCACGTGCGCGTTTCCTTTGCGACCAATGACGAACGTACCGCCAAGCGGGTTTCGGACGCGCTTGGCACTGCCACCGAGTTGCGCGCGATGAAGAACTATGCCGGCCACAGGCTTAGCCCTTGGCTTGGCCATCTCATGGTCTCGCGGCAGGAGACCGCGCGCCCGTTATTGACGCCAGGCGAGGTGATGCAGCTTCCACCAGAGGACGAGCTCGTGCTGGTTTCCGGCGTGCCACCGATCCGCGCCAAAAAGGCGAGGTATTTTGAGGATCGTCGTCTCGCCGAGCGCGTGCTACCGCCGCCGGAACCAAGCACTTTCGGACCCGAGCGTAGTGCGGCGACGGACGATTGGAGCCAATTGCCATCCACGTTGAATACCAATGCGTTTAGACCGGAAACCGTTTTGGGCATTCGGCCATCTGTCGATGATCCCACAAATTCTGGCATTCGGCGTGAGCCGGAGCTTCCCAAGCATGAAGACATCGCACCGAAGGCCTCACCGTCTCCGCCCGAGTTCGACTTCACGGAAGACGAAGGGGACGGCGACGCCATAAGGGCTCGCGTGTTGCGCACGAACGTTCCCGGTCTCGCGCGCCAAGCTGCGATGGATCCTGGCGATGGCCTCAAGCTTTAG
- a CDS encoding CopG family transcriptional regulator — protein sequence MRTKHTFRLPPDLAGRLADHANRKRVPQALIVETALASFLSPDNSERMEAALGRRLDRLARHVERLERHITISNEALALFVRFWLTATPPLPDTAQPAAQTKGRERYEGFVEALGRRLARGQTLAQEISLDIKPSQASPIVPGE from the coding sequence ATGCGAACCAAGCACACGTTTCGTTTGCCTCCTGACCTTGCGGGCCGGCTCGCCGATCATGCCAACCGCAAGCGAGTACCTCAGGCGCTCATCGTCGAAACTGCGCTGGCCTCATTCCTGTCGCCGGATAATTCGGAGCGGATGGAAGCTGCGCTCGGCCGTCGGCTTGACCGGCTGGCCCGGCACGTCGAGCGGCTGGAGCGTCACATCACCATTTCAAATGAAGCGCTGGCTTTGTTCGTGCGGTTCTGGCTGACGGCTACGCCGCCGCTCCCCGATACGGCGCAACCCGCCGCGCAGACCAAGGGCCGAGAACGGTATGAGGGTTTTGTCGAGGCACTCGGGCGGCGGCTGGCCAGAGGCCAGACATTGGCCCAGGAGATCTCGCTCGACATCAAGCCTTCGCAAGCGTCACCGATCGTTCCCGGTGAGTGA